The Oceanispirochaeta sp. M1 genomic interval TATGCTGGACTCCGATATCATCCAGTTTCTTGTGGGAACCAGAATCAACGAGGCTCATCAGGACCCCAATATGCCTGTTGAACTGGAGATTCGAAGGAATCTCATTAAGAATATAGCGGAGACTCTGAAGAAGGTTTATTTCAAGGATGTGATTATCAATTACATCTGAGTGTTTTCTATTTATAGTTCTATTAACCTTGTTTTGAGTTCAATGTTAAGTATGCTTTTGTATTGCTGTAGACGGAATAGTGTGTTATCGGCAGTGGTTTTCCACTGCCGTGTTAAGTAGTCATTCTTTATACAGATCGTAGAGGATGATGTGGAGATTCTCATAGTCTAACGGGTTAGACCAGGAATGATATCTCAGGGGCTACCAGGAGTTTATCCGGGTTCACCTCCCATACAACGCGCAGATACTCTGTTAGCTGCGCGATCACAGCTAACTCCAATTACAACCAGACAGACCAATCACCAAAATCAAATGTTCCACTACCATGATGCAGTTTTCCATCGCACTTTAATTGACGAAACGCTTCTCGCATCCGGACTAATATCTCAGGATGAATGTCCAGAGAATGATGGGCTGGGAATACTTTTTTCACAGGTAGTTCTGATATCCGCTCCAAAGATTTAAGGTATGCGACCGGGTCTGTAGAAGGATAATAAGCAAACAGAGTGTCCTTATATACTAAATCTCCAGTAAAAAGATGTCCCCTGGATTCTTCCCAGAAACACATATGTCCGGGTGAATGGCCAGGGGTATGAAGGACCTGAATACATCGGTCTCCAATATCTATTATGTCATTATCATTCAAGATACGTGTAGGATTGCCCTGAAAGAAGTTATATTCATTTACATTATAATTTTCTGGAAGATCGCAACGATCAATAACCATCTCTTTGATTTGGCTCATCGTCAGAGGGAATTCACCATTGAGCCAATTCAATTCATCTTTATGGGCATAAAAATCAGAGAAGTGTTCATGCCCGCCGATATGATCCCAATGAATATGCGTTGCCACTGCAGTAATTGGCTTATCTGTTAATTTGACAACTTCATCATAAATATTGCATATTCCAAGCCCTGTATCGATTAGCAGGCTTTGCTCAGAGCCATTAAGTAAGTAACAATGTGTTTCTTCCCAATGACGATATTCACTAATAATAAAACTATCTTGATCAATTCTATCTATTGTAAACCAATCCCTCATACATTACCTCTTTGATGTTAAATAGTATACAGGCTTATATTAAATCGAGTGATTATGTTATACCCAGCCCTGAGAAGATGCAATACTGTACCTGGGACTGAAATTATAGATTGGATCTGTGAATAATTTATCAAAATCTCCAGGGGAAATCAGCTTAATAGACAGAAATTGGTTTATCGGTAGATTTCAGTATGGGTGTTAAGTGGTTTCATTCTGCATATGGAATCGACCGTTTGTCAAATCAACGAATTTTTTGACGGATAGTCTTTCATTTTTTTCATTATTGTACACTTAGTTTTCGCCCATCCTATCAATATACAAGATTACATCTAACTCAATTATACTCATGTTTAGATAATTTCATAATAACTGATGAATGTGAATAATTCATTAAGATTCTGTGCAAGTCGATGGGGAATTATCAGCTGCTTTTAGCTACAGATATTTGCTTAAACGCTACTAAAAGCAACGGTAGGTACATTGTTCCTAATAATAGTCTTTGCCAAAGACCACTTAATCCGATTACTGAATATTGAAACCTCTCTTTCTCTGAGAGGATAAATAATATAAAAAATATAATGCTTATGAAAAAAAGGATAATAGAAACTATTCCAATCATGTAATTGTCGATTTTCAAAGATAGTAGTCCAATGAGGAGAGGAACAAAAGTGAAAAGAATAAATCCTACTCCAGCTCCAATTCCATGTATCTTTGATGCTAAATTTTCAATATCTTTGGTTTCAGAGACACTAAAAATTCCCGATAGAATTCCTGCACCTATTCCAAAAACCATCATTATCGTTAGT includes:
- a CDS encoding MBL fold metallo-hydrolase, whose protein sequence is MRDWFTIDRIDQDSFIISEYRHWEETHCYLLNGSEQSLLIDTGLGICNIYDEVVKLTDKPITAVATHIHWDHIGGHEHFSDFYAHKDELNWLNGEFPLTMSQIKEMVIDRCDLPENYNVNEYNFFQGNPTRILNDNDIIDIGDRCIQVLHTPGHSPGHMCFWEESRGHLFTGDLVYKDTLFAYYPSTDPVAYLKSLERISELPVKKVFPAHHSLDIHPEILVRMREAFRQLKCDGKLHHGSGTFDFGDWSVWL
- a CDS encoding DUF998 domain-containing protein — protein: MNIWASNIWWILLIIAIFGEFVISYFLGFFYPGYNHKQDVMSLLGNPNSPVSFLYNIWLVILGIIICSSSIKIYFEYFVVSKSLAITTLTIMMVFGIGAGILSGIFSVSETKDIENLASKIHGIGAGVGFILFTFVPLLIGLLSLKIDNYMIGIVSIILFFISIIFFILFILSEKERFQYSVIGLSGLWQRLLLGTMYLPLLLVAFKQISVAKSS